One stretch of Tepiditoga spiralis DNA includes these proteins:
- a CDS encoding FecCD family ABC transporter permease — MPLFLFLMISSFILIIFFNSFGTVKLSFKDILLIFFNKNPNKIYTNIILNIRLPRVLGSFITGAILAISGNILQLIIQNPLADPYILGISSGASFGAVIYSALTMIYAIKLPFGMESTAFFFGVFSTILVFLIAKEGKKIPILSLILSGVIVSFLFNSITTLFTVMYWKNLIHVNIWLMGSTASLTWKDCYILLFVLFLQIITSLLFSKQLNVLSMGEHMAVYSGINPEKIKIILIGINVLAVSIAVSKTGIIGFVGLVIPHIVRKVTGPYSSVSTFYSLFVGGSFLAASDFVSRTIFAPTELPIGVVTSIIGAPVFIYILKRERKND; from the coding sequence TTGCCCCTTTTTCTATTTTTAATGATAAGTAGTTTTATTTTAATAATATTTTTTAATTCATTTGGAACTGTTAAATTGAGTTTCAAAGATATTCTTTTAATTTTTTTTAATAAAAATCCAAACAAAATATATACTAATATAATATTAAATATAAGACTTCCAAGAGTTTTAGGAAGCTTTATTACCGGTGCAATACTTGCAATTTCAGGAAATATACTGCAATTAATAATTCAAAATCCACTTGCAGATCCGTATATTTTGGGTATATCTTCTGGTGCAAGTTTTGGAGCGGTTATTTATTCAGCTCTAACAATGATATATGCAATAAAATTACCTTTTGGAATGGAAAGTACAGCCTTCTTTTTTGGTGTTTTTTCAACTATATTAGTATTTTTAATTGCAAAAGAAGGGAAAAAAATACCAATATTGTCTTTGATTTTAAGTGGTGTTATTGTAAGTTTTTTATTTAACTCAATAACAACCTTATTTACTGTTATGTATTGGAAAAACTTAATTCATGTAAACATATGGTTAATGGGGAGTACAGCATCTTTAACTTGGAAAGATTGCTATATATTATTATTTGTTTTATTTTTACAAATAATAACTTCTTTATTATTTTCAAAACAGTTAAATGTTCTCTCAATGGGAGAACATATGGCTGTTTATTCTGGAATAAATCCAGAGAAAATAAAAATAATTTTAATAGGAATAAATGTTTTAGCAGTTTCAATTGCCGTTTCTAAAACTGGTATAATAGGTTTTGTTGGATTAGTTATTCCTCATATTGTAAGAAAAGTTACAGGACCTTATTCATCAGTATCAACTTTTTATTCATTGTTTGTTGGTGGATCATTTCTTGCAGCAAGTGATTTTGTTTCAAGAACTATATTTGCACCAACAGAATTACCAATAGGGGTTGTAACTTCAATAATTGGTGCTCCAGTATTTATTTACATACTAAAGAGGGAGAGAAAAAATGATTAA
- a CDS encoding DUF6115 domain-containing protein, translating into MTVFTFFISLLAMIVSIFNIILMIQILKKTDKNNELTSISFDEESNKLLARFQKITTTKLRALDNKIEIVDQLLKDVNESYSRLASILSEVEKINDEHFKNKIMNNKIIDSIKASDEKPLESQKINEILEKNDEIIKSENEEKIINKENNETTKNKYKEEIILDKKSMVLEYYHQGLTPQEIGKKLNIGIGEVMLFINLYNK; encoded by the coding sequence ATGACAGTATTTACTTTTTTTATTTCATTATTAGCAATGATCGTATCTATATTTAATATTATTTTGATGATACAAATATTAAAAAAAACAGATAAAAACAACGAATTAACTTCTATTAGCTTTGATGAGGAATCAAATAAACTTTTAGCAAGATTCCAAAAAATAACTACAACTAAATTAAGAGCTTTAGATAATAAAATTGAAATAGTTGATCAGTTATTAAAAGATGTTAATGAATCTTATAGTCGTTTAGCTTCAATATTATCTGAAGTAGAAAAAATAAATGATGAACATTTTAAAAATAAAATTATGAATAATAAAATTATAGATAGTATAAAAGCTAGCGATGAAAAACCCTTAGAATCTCAAAAAATAAATGAAATACTTGAAAAAAATGATGAAATAATTAAAAGTGAAAATGAAGAAAAAATTATCAATAAAGAAAATAATGAAACTACAAAAAATAAATATAAAGAAGAAATAATATTAGATAAAAAAAGTATGGTTTTAGAATATTATCATCAAGGATTAACCCCTCAAGAAATAGGAAAAAAATTAAATATAGGAATAGGTGAAGTAATGTTATTTATAAACCTCTACAATAAATGA
- a CDS encoding DUF4897 domain-containing protein: MQKNLKNKGINFTIMTILFIAAILILNLSIFKSGSYKYDILSKNIIFNINENGITSLKLTTTIKAQDKKSFNYLLNGYKRSDIEKSKGYEKIFNEKNNKNIYCKVLNYKSIINTSELNIFVEETMDLSGIINKNNNELIFNFPIKRLNIDANSNLYVYLPENWTLKESIPTPSKNLGTYLLWNNVGTIDFSKIVLNKK, from the coding sequence ATGCAAAAAAATTTGAAAAATAAAGGTATAAACTTTACTATAATGACTATTTTATTCATTGCAGCTATACTAATATTGAATCTTTCTATTTTTAAATCTGGATCATATAAATATGATATCCTATCAAAAAATATTATTTTCAACATAAATGAAAATGGAATTACATCTTTAAAATTAACAACAACAATAAAAGCGCAAGATAAAAAGAGTTTTAATTATTTATTGAATGGATATAAACGTTCTGACATAGAAAAATCTAAAGGTTATGAAAAAATTTTTAATGAAAAAAACAATAAAAATATTTATTGCAAAGTATTAAATTATAAATCTATAATTAATACTTCAGAACTCAATATATTTGTTGAAGAAACAATGGATTTATCTGGAATAATAAATAAAAATAATAACGAATTAATTTTTAATTTTCCCATTAAGCGATTAAACATCGATGCAAATTCTAATTTATACGTATATCTTCCAGAAAATTGGACCTTAAAAGAATCTATTCCAACTCCTTCAAAAAACTTAGGAACATACTTATTGTGGAATAATGTTGGAACTATTGATTTTTCAAAAATTGTTTTAAATAAAAAATAG
- a CDS encoding ABC transporter ATP-binding protein — MIKINNLNFSYGNGFNLNIEKLNIKAGEFVSIIGPNGSGKSTLLKILSGILKNFNGEILIKNKNIKNFNYKELAKTISIVPQEFNTIFKYDVESIISTSRVPYSKTFSFFETMEDKKIIEEAMKKTDTIKYKNKFFSNLSGGEKQRVMIARALAQKTKILFLDEFTSHLDPGHAQSLMNIVKENTQNGHTVVAVFHDINLASIYSKRLIIMLKGNVVCDGSPIDVITQENIKDIYNLDGSIIKHPKYNVPQIVFN, encoded by the coding sequence ATGATTAAAATAAATAATTTAAACTTTTCTTATGGTAATGGATTTAATTTAAATATAGAAAAATTAAATATAAAAGCTGGAGAATTTGTGTCAATAATAGGTCCTAATGGTTCTGGTAAAAGCACACTATTGAAGATATTATCAGGTATTTTAAAAAATTTTAATGGAGAAATTTTAATAAAAAATAAAAATATTAAAAATTTTAATTATAAAGAGTTAGCTAAAACAATATCTATTGTTCCACAAGAGTTTAATACTATTTTTAAATATGATGTTGAGAGTATAATTTCAACGTCGAGGGTTCCTTATTCTAAAACGTTTTCTTTTTTTGAAACAATGGAAGATAAAAAAATAATTGAAGAAGCTATGAAAAAAACAGATACAATTAAATATAAAAATAAATTTTTTTCAAATTTATCAGGTGGAGAAAAACAAAGGGTAATGATTGCAAGAGCTTTAGCTCAAAAAACTAAAATTTTATTTTTAGATGAGTTTACTTCTCATTTAGATCCTGGTCATGCACAATCATTAATGAATATAGTAAAAGAAAATACTCAAAATGGACATACAGTTGTAGCGGTTTTTCATGATATAAATCTTGCGAGTATTTATTCAAAAAGATTAATTATAATGCTAAAAGGTAATGTTGTGTGTGATGGTTCACCAATAGATGTAATAACCCAAGAAAATATTAAAGATATTTATAATCTCGATGGAAGTATAATAAAGCATCCTAAATATAATGTTCCACAGATAGTATTTAATTAA